From one Rosa rugosa chromosome 4, drRosRugo1.1, whole genome shotgun sequence genomic stretch:
- the LOC133707244 gene encoding uncharacterized protein LOC133707244 isoform X1 gives MGQIEPVRARHSEKGRHSMSFSQHRAYLARRRAIAQGKRPMVETSSSNRAKQAPGKVRARRPQQKKKFQRDEDFRRRVSMFSSGWRMGQSVKINTAYLSELILKEWKKKKHAHWRYRNARTELMTHDIGHIKRTWRKVLRIRRQKHREQNSFLAKFYIKRFEDLKHDIENSSNNWTKGVAVRELSNFMYGQRLLTNGWLRWS, from the exons ATGGGCCAAATAGAGCCTGTACGTGCTCGACATAGTGAGAAAGGGCGACATTCAATGAGTTTTTCACAACATCGAGCATATTTGGCCCGACGACGTGCAATAGCTCAAGGAAAGCGACCAATGGTGGAAACTAGCTCAAGCAACAGAGCTAAACAAGCTCCAG gaaaggTACGAGCTAGGCGccctcaacaaaagaaaaagttcCAAAGAGACGAGGACTTTAGGAGACGTGTTTCCATGTTTTCATCTGGTTGGCGGATGGGACAATCAGTAAAAATTAACACCGCTTATCTCAGTGAGCTGATTTTGAAAgagtggaagaaaaagaagcatgcACA TTGGCGCTACAGAAACGCACGTACAGAGTTGATGACACACGATATTGGTCACATTAAACGAACTTGGAGAAAGGTTTTGCGCATTAG GAGGCAAAAGCATCGTGAACAAAACAGCTTTTTGGCTAAG TTCTACATCAAGCGTTTTGAGGATTTGAAACATGATATTGAG AACTCTTCCAATAATTGGACCAAAGGTGTTGCAGTAAGGGAATTATCTAACTTCATG TATGGGCAACGATTGTTGACAAATGGATGGCTGAGATGGAGTTGA
- the LOC133707240 gene encoding leucine-rich repeat receptor protein kinase HPCA1-like, with protein sequence MDHRTPVFLLLIFTPFLVLANHETSSLDVTGLKSLMTLWTNTPPNWGIRDPCEDGWDGIECINMRVVSLKLSSMNLTGTLSGDIGQLSELQILDLSYNKGLTGPLPEEIGSLKKLSNIILVGCSFSGPIPPTIGSLQELIFLSLNSNRFSGMIPSSIGNLSKLYWLDLADNYLEGPIPVSVGGEPGLDMLSHCKHFHLGMNKLSGPIPSKLFSSNMSLIHVLFESNKLYGSIPSSLGLVTSLEVVRFDGNMLTGPIPPSLNSLAHVSQLFLSNNKLSGPAPNLTGMNLLHYVDLSSNSFEVSDVPPWFSTLESLTTLIMEDTKLQGEIPAALFSLSNLQTVVLRNNQLNGTLDIGATYSSQLQLIDLEKNFITEYEGNGGYNRTLILVQNPVCEGTGASVLSYCKISQSSDVVPYKTSPNNCAPSPCGSNQVSSPNCKCAYPYEGTLTFRAPTFSDLNSTGYKELEKNLIDSFLSHELSVDSVALSNLTKDSHAYLSLSLEVFPQSQDRFSRKEVSRIAFLLSNQTFKPQKSFGPFYFIGDGYEHFAGEKEPSESNKSSNVGIIIGAAAGGSVLVLILLLVGIYAIRQRRRAKRATDQNNPFGKWDVNNKTRGSTPQLKGARSFSFEELMKYSNNFSEANDVGSGGYGKVYRGTLPTGQLIAIKRAHKESIQGGNEFKTEIELLSLVHHKHLVSLVGFCFDRGEQMLVYEYVANGTLKDSLSGKSGIRLDWQRRLKIAIGAARGLAYLHELCDPPIIHRDIKSTNVLLDNRLNAKVADFGLCKSMGNSGRDHVSTQVKGTMGYMDPEYYMTQRLTEKSDVYGFGVLMLELLTARKPIEQGKYIVREVRMAMDKTKDLYNLHVILDSAINLGTTLKGLERFVDLAMTCVEEEGANRPTMSEVVKEIENIMQLAGLNPNAESASTSASYEDASSKHPYSNEAFDYSGVFPASKIEPQ encoded by the exons ATGGATCATAGAACTCCGGTGTTTCTGCTTCTTATATTCACGCCTTTTCTCGTTTTAGCAAACCATGAGACAAGTTCTCTGGATG TTACTGGTTTAAAGTCTCTAATGACACTATGGACAAATACACCTCCAAATTGGGGGATTCGGGATCCTTGTGAAGATGGTTGGGATGGCATTGAGTGTATCAACATGCGTGTGGTCTCTTT aaaattaTCAAGTATGAATTTGACTGGCACACTCTCTGGAGATATTGGACAGTTATCTGAACTACAAATTTT GGATCTATCTTACAACAAAGGCCTGACAGGACCACTCCCAGAAGAAATTGGCAGTTTGAAGAAGCTATCTAACAT AATTCTGGTTGGTTGCAGCTTCTCTGGTCCCATACCTCCTACTATAGGGTCCCTACAGGAGCTAATATTTCT GTCTCTGAATTCTAACAGATTTAGTGGGATGATCCCATCTTCCATTGGTAATCTGTCTAAACTATATTGGCTGGATCTAGCTGACAACTACCTTGAAGGACCCATCCCAGTTTCTGTTGGTGGTGAACCTGGTCTTGACATGCTCAGTCATTGCAAGCACTT TCATCTCGGAATGAATAAGCTCTCAGGCCCAATTCCATCAAAGCTTTTTAGCTCAAACATGAGCCTGATACATGT GCTCTTCGAAAGTAATAAACTATATGGCAGCATCCCTTCCAGCCTTGGACTTGTAACGTCTTTGGAGGTTGT GCGATTTGATGGAAACATGTTAACTGGGCCTATTCCTCCGAGCCTCAACAGTCTTGCACATGTTTCTCAGCT GTTCTTGTCTAATAACAAGCTGAGCGGCCCTGCTCCCAACCTTACTGGCATGAACCTTCTCCATTATGT GGATTTGAGCAGTAATAGTTTTGAGGTGTCTGATGTTCCACCATGGTTTTCTACACTAGAGTCTTTGACCACATT AATAATGGAGGACACAAAACTTCAAGGAGAAATACCTGCTGCTCTATTCAGCCTTTCAAACTTACAGACTGT GGTCCTGAGGAACAACCAGCTCAATGGCACCTTGGATATTGGCGCTACCTATAGCAGTCAATTGCAACTCATTGATTtagaaaaaaatttcattacGGAATATGAAGGAAATGGAGGATACAATCGTACTTTAAT ACTTGTTCAAAATCCAGTTTGTGAAGGAACTGGAGCGTCAGTACTGAGTTACTGCAAGATTTCGCAATCATCTGATGTTGTCCCATATAAAACATCGCCAAATAACTGTGCCCCCAGTCCCTGCGGTTCCAATCAGGTTTCAAGCCCCAACTGTAAATGTGCATATCCATATGAGGGCACTCTAACCTTTAGAGCTCCTACCTTCTCAGACTTGAACTCAACTGGCTACAAAGAGCTTGAGAAGAATCTCATTGATTCTTTCTTGTCCCATGAACTTAGCGTCGATTCAGTCGCTTTGAGTAACCTCACCAAGGATTCGCATGCATACCTTAGTTTGAGCCTAGAAGTATTCCCACAAAGCCAAGATCGTTTCAGTAGAAAGGAAGTTTCTAGAATTGCTTTTCTACTCAGTAACCAAACATTCAAGCCTCAAAAATCTTTTGGACCATTCTATTTCATTGGTGATGGTTATGAACACTTCGCAG GAGAAAAGGAACCATCAGAATCAAACAAATCGTCTAATGTGGGCATTATTATTGGAGCAGCAGCTGGTGGTTCTGTTCTTGTGCTAATATTACTCCTTGTAGGAATTTATGCTATTCGCCAGAGGAGAAGGGCAAAAAGGGCCACTGATCAAAACAATCCTTTTG GCAAATGGGATGTGAATAATAAGACCAGAGGTAGCACTCCCCAATTAAAGGGGGCTAGATCGTTCTCTTTTGAAGAGCTCATGAAATACAGCAACAACTTTTCAGAAGCAAATGATGTTGGATCTGGGGGCTATGGGAAG GTTTACCGTGGAACACTTCCCACAGGGCAACTGATTGCCATCAAACGAGCTCACAAAGAATCTATCCAAGGTGGAAATGAGTTCAAAACTGAGATTGAACTTCTTTCACTGGTTCATCATAAGCACCTTGTCAGCCTCGTAGGATTTTGTTTTGACCGAGGTGAGCAGATGCTGGTGTATGAGTATGTAGCAAATGGGACTCTTAAGGATAGTCTTTCAG GTAAGTCAGGAATCAGATTAGATTGGCAGAGGAGACTTAAAATAGCAATTGGTGCAGCTAGAGGCTTAGCCTATCTTCATGAACTTTGCGACCCTCCAATTATACACAGAGATATAAAATCAACTAATGTTCTGTTGGACAACCGCTTGAATGCAAAAGTTGCTGATTTTGGTCTCTGCAAGTCCATGGGTAATAGTGGAAGGGATCATGTCTCCACTCAAGTTAAAGGAACAATG GGATACATGGATCCTGAATATTACATGACCCAGCGATTGACTGAGAAGAGTGATGTTTATGGTTTTGGAGTGCTAATGTTGGAGCTACTTACTGCAAGGAAACCGATAGAACAAGGAAAATATATCGTGCGAGAAGTAAGGATGGCAATGGATAAGACTAAGGATTTATACAACCTTCATGTAATCCTGGATTCAGCCATTAATTTGGGAACGACACTCAAAGGTTTAGAGAGGTTTGTGGATCTTGCAATGACGTgtgttgaagaagaaggagccaaCAGGCCTACTATGAGTGAGGTGGTAAAAGAGATTGAAAACATTATGCAGCTTGCTGGTCTGAACCCTAATGCTGAGTCGGCATCCACTTCCGCAAGCTATGAGGATGCAAGCTCTAAGCATCCTTACAGCAATGAGGCCTTTGATTATAGTGGAGTATTTCCAGCTTCAAAGATAGAGCCGCAGTAG
- the LOC133707244 gene encoding uncharacterized protein LOC133707244 isoform X2 yields the protein MGQIEPVRARHSEKGRHSMSFSQHRAYLARRRAIAQGKRPMVETSSSNRAKQAPGKVRARRPQQKKKFQRDEDFRRRVSMFSSGWRMGQSVKINTAYLSELILKEWKKKKHAHWRYRNARTELMTHDIGHIKRTWRKVLRIRRQKHREQNSFLAKFYIKRFEDLKHDIENSSNNWTKGVAVRELSNFMVCTINMGNDC from the exons ATGGGCCAAATAGAGCCTGTACGTGCTCGACATAGTGAGAAAGGGCGACATTCAATGAGTTTTTCACAACATCGAGCATATTTGGCCCGACGACGTGCAATAGCTCAAGGAAAGCGACCAATGGTGGAAACTAGCTCAAGCAACAGAGCTAAACAAGCTCCAG gaaaggTACGAGCTAGGCGccctcaacaaaagaaaaagttcCAAAGAGACGAGGACTTTAGGAGACGTGTTTCCATGTTTTCATCTGGTTGGCGGATGGGACAATCAGTAAAAATTAACACCGCTTATCTCAGTGAGCTGATTTTGAAAgagtggaagaaaaagaagcatgcACA TTGGCGCTACAGAAACGCACGTACAGAGTTGATGACACACGATATTGGTCACATTAAACGAACTTGGAGAAAGGTTTTGCGCATTAG GAGGCAAAAGCATCGTGAACAAAACAGCTTTTTGGCTAAG TTCTACATCAAGCGTTTTGAGGATTTGAAACATGATATTGAG AACTCTTCCAATAATTGGACCAAAGGTGTTGCAGTAAGGGAATTATCTAACTTCATGGTGTGTACTATAAA TATGGGCAACGATTGTTGA
- the LOC133707242 gene encoding uncharacterized protein LOC133707242: MVSPAPCSRSWSISEDSLKRYVQFASESCIQELLSASDSNRGIGINNGNDGWKVLTLENGVEISKRRSGNGSFHTFRSRWLLRSVSPQQFITVANAIDAAKQWDSDLVEARYIKDLDDNLSIIRLKFGDNSKPLFRNREFIVYERRETMEDGTLVVAVASLPKEIAAGLQPKQNNAIRGLLLQSGWVVERLDGDSCMVTYVVQLDPAGWMPKCFVNRLNNKLVMIIENLKKLAQACPIDGDT; this comes from the exons ATGGTTAGTCCAGCACCCTGCAGCCGATCCTG GTCTATAAGCGAGGACTCGCTTAAAAGATATGTGCAGTTTGCAAGTGAGAGCTGTATACAAGAGTTACTGTCTGCTTCAGACTCCAACAGGGGGATTGGGATTAATAATGGCAATGATGGCTGGAAGGTTCTTACTCTTGAAAATGGAGTGGAGATATCGAAACGAAGGTCTGGAAATGGATCATTCCACACCTTCCGCAGCCGCTGGCTGCTCAGATCAGTATCACCCCAACAATTTATCACTGTTGCTAATGCCATAGATGCTGCCAAG CAATGGGATTCTGATCTGGTAGAAGCAAGGTACATAAAAGATCTTGACGACAACCTCAGCATCATCCGGCTCAAGTTTGGAGATAATTCCAAGCCCCTATTTAGAAACAGAGAATTTATAGTCTATGAGCGACGGGAAACCATGGAAGATGGCACTCTG GTGGTAGCAGTTGCTTCACTTCCAAAGGAGATAGCTGCTGGATTGCAACCAAAGCAAAATAATGCAATCAGGGGACTGCTGTTGCAATCAGGATGGGTCGTTGAGAGGCTTGATGGTGACTCTTGCATGGTCACCTATGTTGTTCAG TTGGATCCTGCAGGCTGGATGCCCAAGTGCTTTGTTAATCGACTTAACAACAAACTAGTTATGATCATTGAAAATCTTAAGAAACTGGCGCAAGCTTGTCCAATTGATGGGGATACATGA
- the LOC133706450 gene encoding calcium and calcium/calmodulin-dependent serine/threonine-protein kinase-like: MGQETRRLADEYEVAEILGRGGFSVVRKGISRKAGTSDKNNVAIKTLKRPFGGSSSSSSSSKNSSFNPGLEQGFPVPTRKQVSISNVLLTNEILVMRKIVENVSPHPNVIDLYDVYEDENGVHLVLELCSGGELFDRIVKQERYSEAGAAAVVRQIAQGLAALHKSNIVHRDLKPENCLFLNSSDDSPLKIMDFGLSSVEEFTDPVVGLFGSIDYVSPEALSQGQITCKSDMWALGVILYILLSGYPPFIAQSNRQKQQMIMAGEFSFYEKTWKGISLSAKQLISDLLKVDPEKRPSAQELLDHPWVVGLSAREDQMDAEIVSRLQSFNARRKLRAAAIASVWTSSIFLRTKKLKSLLGSHDLKQEEIQNLSLHFKKICVKGDNATLSEFVEVLKAMKMSSLVPLAPRIFDLFDNNRDGTVDMREILCGFSSLKNSRGDDALRLCFQMYDTDRSGCISKEEVASMLRALPDDCLPADITEPGKLDEIFDRMDANSDGKVTFDEFKAAMQRDSSLQDVVLSSLRPL, translated from the exons ATGGGACAAGAAACTAGGAGACTCGCCGATGAGTATGAGGTAGCTGAGATTTTAGGGAGAGGAGGATTCTCAGTAGTCAGGAAAGGCATTAGTAGAAAAGCAGGTACCAGTGACAAAAACAATGTTGCCATCAAAACACTCAAAAGACCATTTGGGggatcttcctcttcctcttcctcatccaAAAACTCTTCATTTAATCCTGGTTTGGAGCAGGGCTTCCCAGTCCCGACTAGGAAACAAGTCTCTATATCTAATGTTTTGCTCACAAATGAAATCTTGGTCATGAGGAAGATAGTTGAGAATGTCTCGCCCCATCCGAATGTGATTGACCTCTATGATGTGTATGAGGATGAGAATGGGGTTCACCTTGTGCTGGAGCTTTGTTCTGGTGGCGAACTCTTTGATAggattgtgaagcaagagaggTACTCTGAGGCAGGGGCTGCAGCTGTGGTCAGGCAGATTGCACAGGGCTTAGCTGCTCTGCACAAGTCAAATATTGTTCATAGGGATTTGAAGCCTGAGAATTGTCTCTTCTTAAATAGTAGTGATGATTCTCCATTGAAGATCATGGACTTCGGGCTCAGTTCTGTTGAAGAGTTTACTGACCCTGTTGTTGGCTTGTTTGGTTCCATTGATTATGTCTCACCAGAGGCTCTTTCTCAGGGACAAATCACTTGTAAAAGTGATATGTGGGCTCTCGGTGTAATCTTGTATATCCTTCTCTCTGG GTACCCACCTTTTATTGCTCAGTCGAATCGGCAGAAGCAGCAGATGATAATGGCC GGAGAATTCAGCTTTTACGAGAAAACTTGGAAGGGAATTTCCTTATCAGCGAAGCAATTAATATCAGACCTCCTCAAAGTTGACCCTGAAAAGAGACCTAGTGCTCAAGAG CTTCTGGACCATCCATGGGTTGTAGGTCTTTCAGCCAGAGAGGACCAAATGGATGCTGAGATTGTTTCACGACTGCAGAGTTTTAATGCTCGACGCAAACTCCGTGCTGCAGCAATAGCTAGTGTGTGGACAAGCTCCATTTTCTTGAGGACAAAGAAGCTCAAATCATTGCTAGGGTCCCATGACCTTAAACAGGAGGAAATCCAGAACCTGAGTTTGCATTTTAAGAAAAT ATGTGTAAAGGGTGATAATGCAACTCTGTCTGAATTTGTGGAGGTGCTGAAAGCAATGAAAATGTCATCACTGGTCCCTCTAGCACCCCGTATTTTCGACCTATTTGACAACAACCGAGATGGAACAGTAGACATGCGAGAGATACTCTGTGGTTTCTCTAGTCTCAAGAATTCACGAGGAGATGATGCTCTCCGCCTGTGCTTCCAG ATGTATGATACAGATCGATCAGGATGCATCAGTAAAGAAGAAGTGGCATCTATGCTCAGG GCTTTGCCAGATGACTGCCTTCCAGCTGATATTACAGAACCTGGGAAATTGGATGAAATTTTTGATCGAATGGATGCCAACAGCGACGGAAAAGTTACCTTTGATGAGTTCAAAGCTGCCATGCAGAGAGACAGTTCTCTCCAAGATGTAGTCCTCTCCTCTCTTCGGCCACTATAG
- the LOC133707241 gene encoding phenylacetaldehyde reductase encodes MASSSSEAVCVTGGNGFIGSWLVKTLLERGYTRVHVSVYPGSDASHLFSLPGASSATLAVFEADILDAGAVARAVENCKGVFHVASPCTLEDPKDPQAELVLPAVQGTLNVLQAAARSGVRRVVLTSSISAMVPNPGWPSHKVFDETSWTDLDYCKSRQKWYPVSKTLAEKAAWDFAEKNGLDVVAIHPATCLGPLLQPGLNASCAVLLNLLQGSKDTQEYHWLGAVHVKDVAKAQVLLFEAPAASGRYLCTNGIYQFSDFADRISKLFPHFPVHRFSGETQPGLKDCKDAAKRLIDLGLVFVPVEDAVRETVESLKARGFLKQEETSQSS; translated from the exons ATGGCTTCTTCGTCATCGGAGGCGGTGTGCGTGACCGGAGGCAACGGCTTCATCGGCTCGTGGCTCGTCAAGACCCTACTGGAGCGCGGCTACACTCGCGTCCACGTCTCCGTCTACCCCGGCTCCGACGCCTCCCACCTCTTCTCCCTCCCCGGCGCCTCCTCCGCCACCCTCGCCGTCTTCGAGGCCGACATCCTCGACGCCGGCGCCGTCGCCAGGGCCGTCGAGAACTGCAAGGGCGTGTTCCACGTGGCGTCGCCGTGCACCCTCGAGGACCCCAAAGACCCCCAGGCGGAGCTGGTCTTGCCCGCCGTGCAGGGCACCCTCAATGTGCTCCAGGCCGCGGCGAGGTCCGGCGTGAGGCGCGTGGTGCTCACGTCCTCCATCTCGGCCATGGTCCCCAACCCCGGTTGGCCCTCCCACAAGGTCTTCGACGAGACGTCCTGGACCGACCTCGATTACTGCAAATCCCGCCAG aaatGGTATCCCGTGTCAAAGACACTAGCAGAGAAAGCAGCATGGGATTTCGCAGAGAAGAATGGATTGGATGTGGTAGCAATCCATCCAGCCACATGTCTTGGACCTCTTCTGCAGCCTGGTTTGAATGCAAGCTGTGCCGTTCTGCTCAACTTGCTGCAGGGATCCAAAGACACACAAGAGTATCACTGGTTGGGGGCTGTGCATGTCAAAGATGTCGCCAAGGCACAAGTTTTGCTGTTTGAGGCTCCTGCGGCTTCTGGAAGGTACCTTTGTACCAATGGTATCTACCAATTCAGTGACTTTGCTGATAGAATCTCCAAGCTCTTCCCTCACTTTCCAGTTCACAG GTTTAGCGGGGAAACCCAACCAGGCCTAAAGGATTGCAAGGATGCTGCAAAGAGATTAATCGACCTGGGTCTGGTTTTCGTACCAGTTGAAGATGCTGTTCGGGAAACAGTGGAGAGCCTCAAAGCTAGAGGCTTTTTGAAGCAGGAAGAGACGTCGCAATCTAGCTAG